In the genome of Myroides phaeus, one region contains:
- the accB gene encoding acetyl-CoA carboxylase biotin carboxyl carrier protein, translated as MDIKEIQNLIKFVAKSGATEVKLEMDDFKITIKTTEAGNTETTYIQQVPVASAMAQAPVAQQGVAPVAAPVATEVKADDDSKFITVKSPIIGTFYRKPAPDKEPFAEVGKTIKTGDVVCVIEAMKLFNEIESEISGKIVKVLVDDASPVEFDQPLFLVDPS; from the coding sequence ATGGATATTAAAGAAATTCAAAATTTAATCAAATTTGTAGCAAAATCAGGTGCTACAGAAGTGAAATTAGAAATGGATGATTTTAAAATCACCATTAAAACAACTGAAGCAGGTAACACTGAGACAACTTACATTCAACAAGTACCTGTTGCATCAGCTATGGCTCAAGCGCCTGTTGCTCAACAAGGTGTTGCTCCTGTAGCAGCTCCAGTTGCTACTGAAGTTAAAGCAGATGATGACTCAAAATTCATTACTGTTAAATCCCCTATTATCGGTACTTTCTACAGAAAACCAGCTCCAGATAAAGAGCCTTTCGCAGAAGTTGGAAAAACAATCAAAACAGGAGATGTAGTTTGTGTAATTGAAGCAATGAAATTATTCAACGAAATCGAATCTGAAATTTCAGGAAAAATCGTTAAAGTATTAGTTGACGACGCTTCACCAGTAGAATTTGACCAACCATTATTCTTGGTAGATCCATCTTAA
- the accC gene encoding acetyl-CoA carboxylase biotin carboxylase subunit produces the protein MFKKILIANRGEIALRVIRTCKEMGIKTVAVYSTADADSLHVRFADEAVCIGPAPSNLSYLKISNIIAAAEITNADAIHPGYGFLAENAKFSKICQEHGVKFIGAGPEMIEQMGDKATAKETMKKAGVPTVPGSDGLIESLEHAKKVAKEIGFPVMMKATAGGGGRGMRELWKEEDVEKAWESARQEAAAAFGNDGMYMEKLIVDPRHIEIQVIGDQYGKACHLSERDCSIQRRHQKLTEETPSPFMTDDLRQRMGEAAVKATEYIKYEGAGTIEFLVDRDRNFYFMEMNTRIQVEHTITEQVIDYDLIREQILVATGTPISGKNYIPKLHAIECRINAEDPFNDFRPAPGKITTMHAPGGHGVRLDTHVYSGYSIPPNYDSMIAKIITTAQTREEAINKMKRALDEFVIEGIKTTIPFHRQLMDDPNYVAGNYTTAFMDTFVMKPLEEE, from the coding sequence ATGTTTAAAAAAATATTAATCGCTAATAGAGGTGAAATTGCCCTACGTGTTATTAGAACATGTAAAGAAATGGGCATAAAAACTGTAGCAGTTTATTCTACTGCAGATGCAGATAGCTTACACGTTCGCTTTGCAGACGAAGCTGTTTGTATTGGACCAGCTCCAAGTAACCTATCTTATTTAAAGATTTCAAATATTATTGCAGCTGCTGAGATTACAAACGCAGACGCAATTCATCCAGGTTATGGTTTCTTAGCTGAGAACGCTAAATTCTCTAAAATTTGTCAAGAACACGGTGTTAAGTTCATTGGAGCTGGACCTGAGATGATTGAACAAATGGGAGACAAAGCAACTGCTAAAGAAACAATGAAAAAAGCAGGTGTTCCAACGGTTCCAGGTTCAGACGGACTTATCGAATCATTAGAACACGCTAAAAAAGTAGCCAAAGAAATTGGTTTCCCTGTTATGATGAAAGCTACTGCCGGTGGTGGTGGTAGAGGTATGAGAGAGCTTTGGAAAGAAGAGGATGTTGAAAAAGCTTGGGAAAGTGCAAGACAAGAAGCAGCTGCTGCTTTTGGAAATGACGGTATGTACATGGAAAAACTTATTGTAGATCCACGTCACATCGAAATCCAAGTTATTGGTGACCAATATGGAAAAGCTTGTCACTTATCTGAACGTGACTGTTCTATCCAAAGAAGACACCAAAAATTAACTGAAGAAACTCCTTCTCCATTTATGACAGATGATTTACGTCAAAGAATGGGTGAAGCTGCTGTAAAAGCAACAGAATACATTAAATACGAAGGTGCAGGAACAATTGAGTTCTTAGTTGACCGTGATAGAAACTTCTATTTCATGGAAATGAACACTCGTATTCAAGTAGAACATACGATTACAGAACAAGTAATTGACTACGATTTAATTAGAGAGCAAATTTTAGTGGCTACTGGTACCCCTATTTCTGGTAAAAACTATATCCCTAAATTACACGCTATTGAATGTCGTATCAATGCAGAGGATCCGTTTAATGACTTCAGACCTGCACCGGGTAAAATTACCACGATGCATGCTCCTGGAGGACACGGAGTTAGATTAGACACTCACGTTTATTCTGGATACTCTATTCCACCAAACTACGATTCAATGATCGCTAAGATTATTACTACTGCTCAAACAAGAGAAGAAGCAATCAACAAAATGAAACGTGCGTTAGATGAATTCGTAATTGAAGGTATTAAAACAACTATTCCATTCCATAGACAACTTATGGATGATCCTAATTATGTAGCAGGTAATTACACTACTGCATTCATGGATACATTTGTAATGAAACCATTGGAAGAAGAATAA
- a CDS encoding cold-shock protein, whose product MHTGVIKFFNEDKGFGFITNEATKQDIFVHITGLKTKNVSQGDHVSYNEEKGKKGLIAVDVEVIGN is encoded by the coding sequence ATGCATACAGGTGTAATTAAGTTCTTCAACGAAGACAAAGGATTTGGCTTTATTACTAACGAAGCTACAAAACAAGACATTTTTGTTCACATCACAGGATTAAAAACTAAAAATGTTAGCCAAGGTGATCACGTTTCTTACAACGAAGAAAAAGGTAAAAAAGGATTGATTGCTGTTGACGTAGAAGTGATAGGAAATTAA
- a CDS encoding NADH-quinone oxidoreductase subunit A yields MQSSQLDFIPILMQIALAAGFVSMTIWVSGKLGPKKSSKIKDSTWECGLESLGSARIPFNVKYFLVAILFVLFDVEVIFLYPWAINFQELGWDGLMKMGIFLFLLLVGLLYEFKKKGLEWD; encoded by the coding sequence ATGCAGTCAAGTCAACTCGATTTTATACCTATTCTGATGCAAATAGCGCTTGCAGCTGGTTTTGTTTCAATGACAATTTGGGTATCTGGTAAATTAGGACCAAAAAAATCTTCTAAAATTAAAGATAGTACTTGGGAATGTGGATTAGAGTCACTTGGTAGTGCTCGTATCCCTTTCAACGTAAAATATTTCCTGGTAGCTATATTATTCGTATTATTTGACGTTGAAGTAATCTTCTTATACCCGTGGGCTATCAATTTCCAAGAATTGGGATGGGATGGATTAATGAAAATGGGAATCTTTTTATTCCTACTTCTGGTAGGATTACTATATGAATTTAAGAAAAAAGGTCTCGAGTGGGACTAA
- a CDS encoding NADH-quinone oxidoreductase subunit B has translation MSDKKYNTVEAPEGYVGEGFFATKLSSVVGLARANSMWPLPFATSCCGIEFMATMAATYDVARFGSERMSFSPRQADMLMVMGTISKKMAPILRQVYEQMAEPKWVIAVGACACSGGIFDTYSVLQGIDKVIPVDVYVPGCPPRPEQILDGVLRLQEIIKSESVNRRGTKEYDDLLDSYNINK, from the coding sequence ATGAGCGATAAAAAATACAATACAGTAGAAGCTCCTGAAGGATATGTAGGAGAAGGATTTTTTGCAACAAAATTAAGTTCTGTAGTCGGATTAGCAAGAGCAAACTCAATGTGGCCTCTTCCTTTCGCAACTTCTTGTTGTGGAATCGAATTTATGGCAACTATGGCTGCTACTTATGACGTGGCACGTTTTGGATCTGAACGTATGAGTTTCTCTCCAAGACAAGCTGATATGTTAATGGTAATGGGTACAATATCTAAAAAAATGGCACCTATCTTACGTCAAGTATACGAACAAATGGCGGAACCAAAATGGGTTATCGCAGTTGGTGCTTGTGCTTGTTCAGGAGGAATTTTTGATACTTACTCTGTATTACAAGGAATTGATAAAGTTATCCCTGTTGATGTTTATGTGCCTGGATGTCCTCCAAGACCTGAACAAATTTTAGATGGGGTACTTAGACTACAAGAAATCATAAAATCTGAATCTGTTAATAGACGAGGAACTAAAGAATACGATGATTTATTAGATTCTTACAACATAAACAAATAG
- a CDS encoding NADH-quinone oxidoreductase subunit C, with translation MALDNNTIQKKLIDNFGMSVSEFHEQHGMLAFEVASNDLHNIIKFLKEDSEMNFNFLTDVCGVHYAENPDNRQLATVYHMHNWIDNVRIRIKTYIDIKNPVVDSVTDLFKSANWQERETYDFYGITFKNHPQLKRILNMDQMESFPLRKEFPMEDSGRTDKDDRFFGRTVHNS, from the coding sequence ATGGCATTAGATAATAATACAATTCAAAAGAAACTAATTGACAACTTCGGTATGTCAGTATCAGAATTTCATGAACAACATGGAATGTTAGCATTTGAAGTTGCTTCTAATGATTTACATAACATTATTAAGTTTCTAAAAGAAGATTCAGAAATGAACTTCAATTTCCTAACTGATGTTTGTGGAGTTCACTATGCAGAAAACCCTGATAACAGACAATTAGCTACTGTATATCATATGCATAATTGGATAGATAATGTAAGAATACGTATTAAAACGTATATAGATATCAAAAATCCTGTTGTTGATTCTGTAACAGATTTGTTTAAAAGTGCAAACTGGCAAGAAAGAGAAACGTATGATTTTTATGGAATTACTTTCAAAAATCATCCGCAATTAAAAAGAATCTTGAATATGGACCAAATGGAATCTTTCCCATTGAGAAAAGAGTTCCCTATGGAAGATTCAGGACGTACTGACAAAGATGATAGATTCTTTGGTAGAACAGTTCATAATTCATAA
- a CDS encoding NADH-quinone oxidoreductase subunit D has protein sequence MSDLLLPPEERYAKLIEEKFQEDGTELQILNLGPTHPATHGIFQNIILLDGEKVIDGEGTVGYIHRAFEKIAENRPFFQINVLTDRLNYCSSPINNTAWWMTVEKALGIDIPKRVQYMRVIVMELARIADHIVCSSVMGVDTGALTGFLYVFQYREKIYEIFEEISGARLTTNMGRIGGFERDWSPKVYQLIDEFLAEFPAIWSEFEGLLTRNRIFMDRTIGVGGISAEEAINFGFTGPNLRAAGVDYDVRIATPYCSYEDFDFEIPVGTSGDCYDRFCVRNAEVWESLKIIKQALDKMPEGPYHADVPDYYLPPKEDVYTNMEALIYHFKIIMGEIPVPVTELYHPVEAGNGELGFYLITDGSRTPYRLHFRRPCFIIYQAYNDIVRGGMLSDAIITLSSLNIIAGELDA, from the coding sequence ATGTCAGACTTATTATTACCTCCTGAAGAGCGTTACGCAAAGCTAATTGAAGAGAAGTTTCAAGAAGATGGAACTGAACTACAAATATTAAATTTAGGTCCTACTCACCCTGCTACTCACGGTATTTTTCAAAACATCATTTTACTTGATGGAGAAAAAGTGATTGATGGTGAAGGTACTGTAGGATATATACACAGAGCATTTGAAAAAATAGCTGAAAACAGACCATTCTTTCAAATTAACGTACTAACAGATCGTTTAAATTACTGTTCGTCTCCTATCAACAATACTGCTTGGTGGATGACTGTTGAAAAAGCATTAGGTATTGATATCCCTAAAAGGGTACAATATATGCGAGTAATCGTAATGGAGTTAGCTCGTATTGCTGACCATATTGTATGTAGTTCTGTTATGGGAGTAGATACAGGGGCCTTAACTGGTTTCTTATATGTATTCCAATACAGAGAGAAAATATACGAAATATTTGAAGAAATTAGTGGTGCTCGTTTAACTACTAATATGGGACGAATTGGTGGTTTCGAAAGAGACTGGAGTCCAAAAGTATATCAACTTATTGATGAATTCTTAGCTGAATTCCCCGCTATTTGGAGTGAATTTGAAGGTCTATTAACTCGTAATAGAATTTTCATGGACAGAACAATTGGCGTAGGTGGAATATCTGCTGAAGAGGCTATAAACTTTGGTTTTACAGGACCAAACTTAAGAGCTGCAGGTGTAGATTACGACGTTCGTATTGCAACTCCTTACTGCTCTTATGAAGATTTTGACTTTGAAATTCCTGTAGGAACAAGCGGTGACTGCTATGATAGATTCTGTGTTAGAAATGCAGAGGTTTGGGAGAGTTTAAAAATTATCAAACAAGCTTTAGACAAAATGCCAGAAGGACCTTACCACGCAGATGTACCAGATTACTACCTTCCTCCTAAAGAAGACGTGTACACAAATATGGAAGCTCTAATTTATCACTTCAAAATTATTATGGGAGAGATTCCTGTACCTGTTACAGAATTGTATCACCCTGTTGAAGCAGGTAATGGAGAATTAGGTTTCTACCTTATAACTGATGGTAGTAGAACACCTTATCGTTTACACTTTAGAAGACCTTGTTTCATTATCTATCAAGCATATAATGATATCGTGAGAGGTGGAATGCTTTCAGATGCGATTATCACTTTGTCAAGTTTAAATATTATTGCAGGAGAATTAGACGCTTAA
- the nuoE gene encoding complex I 24 kDa subunit family protein, protein METKKYKQNINITAELQQRIDELLSHYPADKRKSALLPVLHEVQDAHDNWLSAELMDKVAEILNITPIEVYEVVTFYTMYNQKPVGKYMFEFCLTSCCGIRGADDMMEYACEKLNIKPGETTADGMFSVVGVQCLGACGYAPMMQLGDFYKEHLTKEKIDQIIEDCKAGKVILHDK, encoded by the coding sequence ATGGAAACTAAGAAATATAAACAAAATATCAATATCACAGCAGAGCTTCAACAACGTATTGACGAATTGTTAAGCCACTACCCTGCTGATAAAAGGAAATCAGCTCTATTGCCTGTTTTACATGAAGTACAAGATGCTCATGACAATTGGTTAAGTGCTGAACTAATGGATAAAGTTGCAGAAATTTTAAATATAACTCCAATTGAGGTATATGAGGTAGTTACATTCTATACTATGTACAACCAAAAACCAGTTGGAAAATATATGTTCGAATTCTGTTTAACTTCTTGCTGTGGAATTAGAGGAGCTGATGACATGATGGAATATGCATGTGAAAAGCTAAACATTAAACCAGGAGAAACAACAGCTGATGGGATGTTTTCTGTGGTTGGAGTACAATGTTTAGGTGCTTGTGGATATGCTCCAATGATGCAATTAGGAGACTTCTACAAAGAACATCTTACAAAAGAAAAAATAGATCAAATCATCGAAGATTGCAAAGCAGGAAAAGTAATTCTTCACGACAAATAG
- the nuoF gene encoding NADH-quinone oxidoreductase subunit NuoF — protein sequence MATKILLDKINIPGIKSYEVYRENGGYASVEKAIKTMTPDAITEEVKASGLRGRGGAGFPVGLKWSFIDKKSGKPRHLVCNADESEPGTFKDRFLMEHIPHLLIEGMITASYALGANLSYIYIRGEYMWVFKTLERAIKEAYAAGWLGKNILGSDYSLDLHVHCGAGAYICGEETALIESLEGKRGNPRIKPPFPAVSGLWGNPTVVNNVESIANVPWIVNNSGEAYSKIGLGRSAGTKLISASGHIRKPGVYEIEMGITVEEFINSDEYCGGMMDDRPIKALIPGGSSVPILPAHLIYKTANGEDRLMTYESLSDGGFETGSMLGSGGFIVYNDTACIVRNTWNFARFYAHESCGQCSPCREGTGWLEKVLHRIETGQGTMEDIDLLWSIQSNIEGNTICPLGDAAAWPVAAALRHFRDEFEYHVLYPEKVKNREHFVNEPFSSVKHLINK from the coding sequence ATGGCAACAAAAATATTATTAGATAAAATCAATATCCCAGGGATTAAGTCTTATGAAGTTTACCGTGAAAATGGTGGATATGCTTCAGTAGAAAAGGCAATTAAAACAATGACTCCTGATGCTATAACAGAAGAAGTAAAAGCTTCTGGATTGAGAGGTCGTGGAGGTGCTGGATTCCCTGTTGGATTAAAATGGAGTTTCATCGACAAAAAATCAGGCAAACCAAGACACTTAGTTTGTAATGCTGATGAGTCTGAACCAGGAACTTTTAAAGATAGATTCTTAATGGAACATATTCCTCACTTATTAATTGAGGGTATGATTACAGCAAGTTATGCTTTAGGAGCAAACCTTTCTTATATCTATATTCGTGGAGAATATATGTGGGTTTTCAAAACATTAGAAAGAGCGATTAAAGAAGCTTATGCTGCTGGATGGTTAGGTAAAAACATATTAGGGTCTGATTACTCTTTAGATTTACACGTACACTGTGGTGCAGGTGCTTATATCTGTGGAGAGGAGACTGCTTTAATTGAATCATTAGAAGGAAAAAGAGGAAATCCTCGTATCAAACCACCATTCCCTGCGGTTAGTGGTCTTTGGGGAAATCCAACTGTAGTTAATAACGTAGAGTCTATTGCAAATGTGCCTTGGATTGTAAACAATTCAGGTGAGGCATATTCTAAAATAGGTTTAGGTAGATCTGCAGGAACTAAATTAATTTCTGCTTCTGGTCATATTAGAAAGCCAGGAGTTTATGAAATTGAAATGGGAATCACAGTTGAGGAATTTATAAATTCTGATGAATATTGTGGTGGTATGATGGATGATAGACCTATTAAGGCTTTAATTCCTGGAGGTTCGTCAGTTCCTATCTTACCAGCTCATTTAATTTATAAAACAGCTAATGGAGAAGATCGTTTAATGACTTACGAATCTTTATCTGACGGAGGTTTTGAAACTGGTTCAATGTTAGGTTCTGGTGGTTTCATCGTTTATAATGATACTGCTTGTATCGTAAGAAATACGTGGAACTTCGCTCGTTTTTATGCACATGAAAGCTGTGGACAATGTTCACCTTGTCGTGAAGGAACGGGATGGTTAGAGAAAGTACTTCACCGTATTGAAACTGGTCAAGGTACAATGGAAGACATTGATTTACTATGGAGTATTCAAAGTAACATTGAAGGAAATACTATTTGTCCATTAGGAGATGCTGCTGCTTGGCCAGTTGCTGCTGCTCTTAGACATTTTAGAGACGAATTTGAATATCACGTTTTATATCCTGAAAAAGTTAAAAACAGAGAGCACTTTGTGAATGAACCTTTTTCATCAGTAAAACATTTGATTAATAAATAA
- a CDS encoding 2Fe-2S iron-sulfur cluster-binding protein, with protein MKVTIDGHEIEVEPGTSILQAARMIGGESVPPAMCYYSKLEGTGGKCRACLVEVSKGSEADPRPMPKLMASCKTGVMDGMEVKSITSPRVLEARKAVTEFLLINHPLDCPVCDQAGECDLQNLAFNHGKEQKRFKEEKRTFAPENIGDNIQLHMNRCILCYRCVKTAEQLTDKRVHGVCGRGDHAQISTYISAAIDNEFSGNMIDVCPVGALTDKTFRFKSRVWFNKPYNAHRNCPTCSGKTTLWMFGNEIQRVTARKDQYHEVEEFICNECRFDHKDPKDWVIEGPRKFEKSSVINQNNYTQKLDKVVMKTEKQILEGRDQDRQKISMKAIPYTEKESKE; from the coding sequence ATGAAAGTTACTATAGACGGACATGAAATAGAAGTAGAACCAGGAACATCCATTCTACAAGCAGCAAGAATGATTGGAGGAGAATCAGTACCTCCTGCAATGTGCTATTATTCAAAATTAGAAGGAACAGGTGGTAAATGCCGTGCGTGTTTAGTTGAAGTTTCTAAAGGTAGTGAAGCTGACCCACGTCCAATGCCTAAACTAATGGCTTCTTGTAAAACAGGAGTTATGGATGGTATGGAAGTGAAAAGTATTACTTCACCTCGCGTTTTAGAAGCACGTAAAGCAGTTACTGAGTTCTTATTAATAAATCACCCTTTAGATTGTCCAGTTTGTGACCAAGCAGGAGAATGTGATCTTCAAAACTTAGCTTTTAACCACGGTAAAGAGCAAAAAAGGTTTAAAGAAGAAAAAAGAACTTTTGCCCCAGAGAACATTGGAGATAACATCCAACTTCACATGAATCGTTGTATCTTATGTTATCGTTGTGTAAAAACAGCAGAACAATTGACAGATAAACGTGTACACGGTGTATGTGGACGTGGTGATCACGCACAAATATCAACTTATATTTCAGCAGCAATTGACAATGAATTCTCTGGAAATATGATTGACGTTTGTCCTGTTGGAGCACTAACAGATAAAACATTCCGCTTTAAATCACGTGTTTGGTTTAACAAACCATACAATGCACATAGAAATTGCCCTACTTGTTCAGGAAAAACAACACTTTGGATGTTTGGTAATGAAATACAAAGAGTAACTGCTCGTAAGGACCAATACCACGAAGTTGAAGAGTTTATCTGTAATGAATGTCGTTTTGATCATAAAGATCCTAAGGATTGGGTAATTGAAGGTCCTCGTAAATTCGAAAAATCTTCAGTTATTAATCAAAACAACTACACTCAGAAGTTAGACAAAGTTGTGATGAAAACTGAAAAACAAATCTTAGAAGGTCGTGATCAAGACCGCCAAAAGATTAGTATGAAGGCTATTCCTTACACAGAAAAAGAATCTAAAGAATAA
- the nuoH gene encoding NADH-quinone oxidoreductase subunit NuoH — translation MDKTIIIDKAVIIVVVFAVTMLMAMYATLAERKIAAWIQDRLGPNRAGKGGLLQPLADGLKLFAKEEYEPNTPNKFLFKFGPFLAMTLALMTSAVIPWGDKFHLFGRDIILQAADINVGLLYILAVLSVGVYGIMIGAWASNNKYSLMSGIRAASQMISYEIAMGLSLIGLLLMTQTLSLREIALQQSGMNWNVFYQPVGFLIFLICSFAETNRAPFDLAECEQELIGGFHTEYSSMKMGFYLFAEYANLFISATIISVLYFGAYNYPGMSWVVENWGVNIGNTLGIIALFIKLCFFIFVFMWVRWTLPRFRYDQLMNLGWKSLIPLALLNLVITAIVILLIKN, via the coding sequence ATGGATAAAACTATTATTATAGACAAAGCGGTTATCATTGTTGTAGTATTTGCTGTTACAATGCTTATGGCTATGTATGCTACACTTGCAGAACGTAAGATTGCAGCATGGATACAAGATCGTTTAGGACCGAACCGTGCGGGTAAAGGTGGTTTATTACAACCCTTGGCAGATGGTTTAAAACTTTTTGCTAAAGAAGAATATGAACCAAATACACCTAATAAATTCCTATTCAAATTTGGTCCTTTCTTAGCAATGACTTTAGCACTTATGACAAGTGCAGTTATTCCATGGGGAGACAAATTCCATTTATTTGGAAGAGACATTATATTACAAGCAGCAGATATCAATGTTGGTTTATTATACATCTTAGCTGTTCTTTCAGTAGGTGTATATGGAATTATGATTGGTGCTTGGGCTTCTAATAATAAATATTCATTAATGAGTGGTATTCGTGCTGCATCTCAAATGATTTCGTATGAAATTGCAATGGGATTGTCTCTAATCGGACTACTTTTAATGACTCAAACATTAAGTTTAAGAGAAATAGCTTTACAGCAATCTGGTATGAATTGGAATGTATTCTATCAGCCAGTTGGTTTCTTGATTTTCTTGATTTGTTCTTTTGCAGAAACAAACCGTGCTCCTTTCGATTTAGCAGAATGTGAGCAAGAGTTAATTGGTGGTTTCCACACAGAATACTCTTCAATGAAAATGGGATTCTATTTATTTGCTGAATATGCTAACTTATTTATATCTGCAACAATTATTTCTGTTCTATACTTCGGAGCTTATAACTACCCAGGAATGTCATGGGTTGTAGAAAATTGGGGTGTGAATATCGGAAATACATTAGGTATAATAGCGCTATTTATCAAATTGTGTTTCTTCATTTTTGTTTTTATGTGGGTACGTTGGACTTTACCTCGTTTCCGTTATGACCAATTAATGAACTTAGGATGGAAATCTTTGATTCCTCTTGCACTATTAAACTTAGTTATTACAGCTATTGTTATACTACTTATAAAAAACTAA
- a CDS encoding NuoI/complex I 23 kDa subunit family protein yields the protein MSSNNYSLSGRKKTVSNKKLTWTERIYLVAIFKGMMVTLKHMFKKKVTIAYPEQTRPFSPVYRGRHTLMRDEEGRERCTACGLCALSCPAEAISMKAAERKPEEAHLYREEKYAEIYEINMLRCIFCGLCEEACPKQAIYLTKSQQIAKADINRENFIFGKDKLVMPLDVAKENTKNMKQA from the coding sequence ATGTCATCAAACAATTATTCATTATCAGGAAGAAAAAAGACTGTTTCTAATAAGAAACTGACTTGGACAGAGCGTATCTATCTTGTAGCGATTTTCAAAGGAATGATGGTTACCTTGAAACACATGTTTAAGAAAAAGGTAACAATTGCTTATCCTGAACAAACAAGACCTTTTAGTCCTGTATATAGAGGAAGACACACTTTAATGCGTGACGAAGAAGGAAGAGAACGTTGTACAGCTTGTGGTCTTTGTGCTCTATCATGTCCAGCTGAAGCTATCTCAATGAAAGCAGCAGAGAGAAAACCAGAAGAAGCGCATTTATATCGCGAAGAGAAATATGCTGAGATTTACGAAATCAATATGTTGCGTTGTATTTTCTGTGGTCTATGTGAAGAAGCTTGTCCTAAACAAGCTATCTATTTAACTAAATCACAACAAATTGCAAAAGCAGATATTAATAGAGAAAATTTCATATTTGGAAAAGATAAATTAGTTATGCCTTTGGATGTAGCTAAAGAGAACACTAAAAACATGAAACAAGCTTAA
- a CDS encoding NADH-quinone oxidoreductase subunit J gives MVEILFYILSTITLGSAALTLLSKNPIHSALWLVVSFFSIAGHYILLNSQFLGMVHIMVYSGAIMILMLFTIMLMNLNISHEVAKPFVTKLIATIAFCFIGILLLSITMRGAQTYELQYAAHGEDFQSVQVLGKVLLNEYVMPFEMVAVLLLLAMIGAVLISKKDKTEKAA, from the coding sequence ATGGTAGAAATTTTATTTTATATTCTTTCGACTATAACACTCGGAAGTGCAGCTTTAACCTTATTGAGCAAAAACCCTATTCATAGTGCACTATGGTTAGTAGTAAGTTTCTTCTCAATAGCAGGTCACTATATCCTTTTGAATTCACAATTCTTAGGAATGGTACACATTATGGTTTATTCTGGAGCAATCATGATCTTGATGCTTTTTACTATAATGTTAATGAACTTAAATATTAGCCATGAAGTAGCAAAACCTTTTGTAACAAAATTAATTGCTACAATAGCTTTCTGTTTCATTGGAATTCTATTACTTTCTATAACAATGAGAGGTGCTCAGACTTATGAATTGCAATATGCAGCTCATGGAGAAGATTTCCAGTCAGTTCAAGTATTAGGAAAAGTTCTTTTAAACGAATATGTAATGCCTTTTGAAATGGTTGCAGTACTATTATTATTAGCTATGATTGGTGCAGTTCTAATTTCTAAAAAGGATAAAACCGAAAAAGCAGCTTAA
- the nuoK gene encoding NADH-quinone oxidoreductase subunit NuoK, which produces MENVIEIIGIDRYIYLSIILFCIGVFGILYRRNAIVMFMCIEIMLNSANMLLVAFSTYHQDAQGQVFVFFTMAVAAAEVAVGLAILVTIYRNIGSIDIDKLKNLKG; this is translated from the coding sequence ATGGAAAATGTAATTGAAATCATCGGTATTGACAGATACATATACTTATCGATCATCTTATTTTGTATCGGAGTATTTGGAATTCTATATAGACGTAACGCAATTGTGATGTTTATGTGTATTGAAATAATGTTGAACTCTGCTAATATGCTATTAGTTGCTTTCTCAACATATCACCAAGATGCACAAGGACAAGTATTCGTATTCTTTACTATGGCAGTAGCGGCAGCCGAAGTTGCAGTAGGACTTGCTATTTTAGTAACGATTTACAGAAATATTGGATCAATTGATATTGATAAATTAAAAAACTTAAAAGGGTAA